In Clostridium sporogenes, one genomic interval encodes:
- a CDS encoding PilZ domain-containing protein: MRKKQNIYKSSEYIYIKEDEKRKAKRKECNIYIYYPRVNNKSIYENYGEDLAKMEVVDISKFGVKLKTKMELKEDDFINFSLRLSEKPSFWCMAIVRRIETYEGYFIVGCEFLSLTLEQMRDIEKYVLSIK; encoded by the coding sequence TTGAGAAAAAAACAAAATATATATAAAAGCAGTGAATATATTTATATAAAAGAAGATGAAAAGAGAAAAGCTAAAAGAAAAGAATGCAATATATATATATACTATCCTAGAGTAAATAATAAAAGTATATATGAGAATTATGGTGAAGATTTAGCCAAAATGGAAGTTGTAGATATATCTAAATTTGGAGTTAAATTAAAAACTAAAATGGAGCTAAAGGAAGATGATTTTATAAACTTTTCTTTAAGGTTATCAGAAAAACCTTCCTTCTGGTGTATGGCTATAGTAAGAAGGATAGAAACCTATGAAGGTTATTTTATAGTAGGATGTGAGTTTTTATCTTTAACATTAGAACAAATGAGAGATATAGAAAAATATGTATTATCTATCAAGTAA